One genomic segment of Roseovarius carneus includes these proteins:
- a CDS encoding histidine phosphatase family protein, with protein sequence MTAKYPDIWFLRHGQTEWNLARRIQGGLDSPLTDLGLAQARMQARLMVPIIPQVLAAGGGIYVSPLGRAQQTAALALPGVQWCDDPRLSEIDTGAWEGALKAGLPEGSSELDTYTSAPGGEGWEGLEARVAAFLSDLDAPAIIVAHGMLGQVLRGQVMGLSRTDLSHLSNGQGCVYALSGGSERRFDLARGI encoded by the coding sequence ATGACTGCAAAGTACCCCGATATATGGTTTTTGCGCCATGGTCAGACGGAATGGAATCTTGCGCGGCGTATTCAGGGCGGGCTTGATTCTCCTCTGACCGATCTGGGCCTTGCTCAGGCGCGGATGCAGGCTCGGCTGATGGTGCCGATTATCCCTCAGGTGTTGGCCGCGGGCGGCGGGATTTACGTCTCCCCCCTTGGCCGTGCGCAGCAGACCGCAGCTTTGGCGTTGCCCGGTGTGCAGTGGTGCGACGATCCGCGCTTGAGTGAGATTGATACAGGCGCATGGGAAGGCGCGCTGAAAGCCGGTTTGCCGGAGGGCTCGTCCGAGCTTGATACATACACGTCCGCGCCCGGCGGCGAGGGCTGGGAGGGGCTTGAGGCGCGTGTCGCCGCGTTCCTGAGCGATCTGGACGCGCCCGCGATCATCGTCGCACACGGGATGCTGGGGCAGGTGCTGCGCGGGCAGGTTATGGGCCTTTCGCGGACCGATCTCAGCCACCTGAGCAACGGACAAGGTTGTGTTTACGCGCTGAGCGGCGGGTCTGAGCGGCGGTTCGATCTGGCGCGCGGGATATGA
- a CDS encoding CinA family protein — MTARAVLDAARSRSVMITAAESCTGGMVMAALTDTPGSSAVVECGFVTYSNAAKREMLGVLEATLEAHGAVSEEVAREMAAGALSRSGAALSVSITGIAGPGGSEHKPEGRVCFGLADGKTVRSETQEFGALGRAEVRIAARDHALGLLLRALTQRA, encoded by the coding sequence ATGACCGCGCGCGCGGTTCTGGACGCCGCCCGGTCGCGGAGCGTGATGATCACCGCCGCCGAGAGCTGCACCGGCGGTATGGTTATGGCCGCGCTTACGGATACCCCCGGCAGCTCTGCCGTGGTGGAGTGCGGTTTCGTCACCTATTCCAACGCGGCGAAACGCGAGATGTTGGGCGTTCTGGAGGCCACTCTGGAGGCCCATGGTGCAGTCTCCGAGGAGGTTGCGCGCGAAATGGCGGCGGGCGCGCTATCTCGGTCAGGCGCGGCGCTGTCCGTGTCGATCACCGGAATTGCCGGTCCCGGCGGGTCCGAGCACAAGCCAGAGGGGCGGGTTTGCTTCGGTCTGGCGGATGGCAAAACGGTGCGGAGCGAGACGCAAGAGTTCGGCGCGCTTGGCCGGGCAGAGGTCAGGATTGCGGCGCGGGATCATGCACTGGGGCTGCTGTTACGCGCGCTTACTCAGCGCGCATAA
- a CDS encoding phosphatidylglycerophosphatase A family protein produces MKLPEIIGTVGGVGYLKPAPGTWGSLAALPLAWLLHVVAGPWLLVFAIVAGFIKGLWATSHLIKGQENHDPAYIVVDEVVGQWIAILPLSIGAAHAGVSILALWPGWIAAFVLFRFFDITKLGPIGWADRRKGPLGVMLDDVIAGVFAAIGVLIFAGIAHGLLGI; encoded by the coding sequence ATGAAACTGCCTGAGATCATCGGCACGGTTGGCGGGGTTGGCTACCTGAAACCCGCGCCTGGCACATGGGGCTCTCTCGCGGCGTTGCCGCTGGCGTGGCTCTTGCATGTGGTTGCCGGGCCGTGGCTATTGGTGTTCGCGATTGTTGCCGGATTTATCAAAGGCCTATGGGCCACATCTCATCTAATAAAAGGGCAGGAAAACCATGACCCTGCCTATATCGTCGTGGACGAGGTGGTGGGTCAATGGATCGCCATCCTGCCCCTGTCGATCGGCGCGGCCCATGCCGGGGTCTCCATTCTGGCGCTCTGGCCGGGCTGGATCGCGGCCTTCGTTCTGTTTCGCTTTTTCGACATCACAAAACTTGGCCCCATCGGCTGGGCAGATCGGCGCAAGGGGCCTCTGGGCGTCATGCTGGACGATGTGATCGCGGGTGTCTTTGCTGCCATAGGCGTCTTGATTTTCGCAGGGATTGCCCACGGATTGCTGGGCATATGA
- a CDS encoding bifunctional 2-C-methyl-D-erythritol 4-phosphate cytidylyltransferase/2-C-methyl-D-erythritol 2,4-cyclodiphosphate synthase encodes MTCAAIIVAAGRGSRAGGPLPKQWQPLGGARVIDWTLKAFAAMQDIAPLVVVLHPDDIAGFNAPNGVETAPGGATRAASVLSGLRHLEGRGITTVLIHDVARPCVTSTTIRAVQNALKTAPAAAPALPVTDALWTGAEGRVTGTQDRSGLFRAQTPQGFHFDLILAAHLAHTGGAADDVEVARAAGLDVAIVPGDEGNLKITHQPDFARAKAQLRGAMDIRIGNGYDVHRFGPGDHVMLCGVAVPHGRALQGHSDADVGLHALTDAIYGALAEGDIGRHFPPSDPQWKGAPSDIFLRHAVELSATKGFQISNLDLTLVCEHPKIGPHAPAMIARVADICAVEPSRVSVKATTSERLGFTGREEGIAAIATAALVAP; translated from the coding sequence ATGACATGTGCCGCCATCATCGTGGCCGCCGGGCGGGGCAGCCGCGCGGGCGGCCCCTTGCCCAAACAATGGCAACCCCTTGGGGGGGCGCGGGTCATTGACTGGACGCTCAAGGCCTTTGCTGCCATGCAGGATATCGCCCCTTTGGTGGTGGTGCTGCACCCCGATGATATTGCGGGTTTTAACGCGCCCAATGGGGTGGAAACAGCCCCCGGAGGAGCAACGCGCGCGGCCTCAGTCCTGAGCGGGCTGCGCCATCTTGAAGGGCGCGGCATCACAACGGTGCTGATCCACGATGTTGCGCGGCCTTGCGTCACCTCCACCACGATCCGCGCCGTGCAAAACGCGCTGAAAACAGCGCCTGCTGCCGCCCCCGCCCTGCCCGTCACGGATGCGCTCTGGACCGGGGCCGAGGGCCGTGTGACTGGCACGCAGGATCGATCAGGACTTTTCCGGGCGCAGACGCCACAGGGGTTTCACTTTGATCTGATACTCGCCGCCCATCTGGCCCATACCGGCGGCGCCGCGGATGACGTGGAAGTGGCCCGCGCCGCCGGGCTTGACGTGGCAATCGTGCCGGGCGATGAGGGAAACCTCAAGATCACCCACCAGCCCGATTTTGCGCGGGCCAAGGCACAGCTGCGAGGCGCCATGGATATCCGGATTGGCAATGGTTACGATGTGCACCGGTTTGGCCCCGGCGATCATGTCATGCTCTGCGGTGTGGCCGTGCCGCATGGCCGCGCGCTTCAGGGACATTCGGATGCGGATGTGGGGCTACACGCGCTCACCGATGCTATCTACGGCGCGCTGGCCGAGGGTGATATCGGACGGCATTTCCCGCCCTCGGACCCGCAGTGGAAGGGCGCGCCAAGCGACATATTCCTGCGCCACGCCGTAGAGCTTTCTGCGACAAAAGGCTTTCAGATCAGCAATCTGGACCTCACTCTTGTCTGTGAGCATCCCAAGATCGGGCCGCACGCGCCTGCGATGATTGCCCGAGTGGCCGATATCTGCGCGGTGGAGCCATCGCGCGTGTCCGTCAAAGCCACCACATCCGAGCGACTGGGCTTTACGGGCCGCGAAGAAGGCATCGCCGCAATTGCAACGGCGGCGCTGGTTGCGCCATGA
- a CDS encoding thiol-disulfide oxidoreductase DCC family protein gives MTDDTRVLYNGDCPVCSYEIGHYAAYSGREGLPIRFEDLNTAELHDWGLTPDLAARRLYLLKDGQIYSGIPAFIVLWRDMPRYRWLARVVAVSGVHWAASFTYDYVLAPLIYRWHRRRQRRMAGQTL, from the coding sequence ATGACAGATGATACCCGCGTTCTTTACAATGGCGATTGCCCCGTGTGCAGTTACGAGATTGGCCACTATGCCGCCTATAGCGGGCGTGAGGGGCTACCTATCCGGTTTGAGGATCTCAACACGGCCGAGTTGCATGATTGGGGGCTGACCCCGGACTTGGCCGCGCGACGGCTCTATCTGCTCAAAGACGGGCAAATCTATTCAGGCATCCCAGCCTTCATTGTCCTGTGGCGTGACATGCCGCGCTATCGCTGGCTGGCGCGGGTGGTCGCGGTGTCGGGCGTGCATTGGGCCGCGTCTTTTACCTATGATTACGTGCTGGCACCTTTAATTTATCGTTGGCACAGGCGGCGGCAAAGGCGGATGGCGGGGCAAACGCTTTAG
- a CDS encoding HU family DNA-binding protein encodes MTGRKSSGAKTKPAAPKTTKAASAKPVQSGENPRRVTTPVPPSPSAKPTPGAQVAKKPTPGLIPKPPVAAQDAMGAGISDDTSPENSNPEMKKQELMAKVVERSDVAKKHAKPVIEAMLEVLGEAIAEGRALNLQPFGKLKHNRIKDTPAARIIVAKIRQPKPQGVRAGPGKEPVADEQE; translated from the coding sequence ATGACAGGCCGTAAATCCTCGGGCGCCAAGACCAAGCCCGCAGCTCCCAAAACCACTAAAGCCGCATCCGCCAAGCCTGTGCAATCCGGTGAAAACCCCCGCCGGGTCACCACGCCTGTGCCGCCGTCACCCTCTGCCAAGCCTACGCCGGGCGCGCAAGTCGCCAAAAAGCCCACGCCGGGCCTCATCCCCAAGCCGCCTGTGGCGGCGCAAGATGCGATGGGTGCGGGCATATCCGATGACACATCCCCCGAAAACAGCAATCCCGAGATGAAAAAACAAGAGCTTATGGCGAAAGTTGTGGAGCGCTCGGACGTGGCGAAGAAACACGCCAAGCCCGTGATCGAGGCCATGCTCGAAGTTCTTGGCGAGGCGATTGCCGAAGGGCGCGCGCTGAACCTGCAACCTTTTGGCAAGCTCAAGCACAACCGGATCAAAGACACGCCCGCCGCGCGCATTATCGTCGCCAAGATCCGCCAGCCCAAGCCTCAAGGCGTCCGCGCCGGGCCGGGCAAAGAACCTGTTGCAGACGAGCAGGAGTGA
- a CDS encoding type II toxin-antitoxin system RatA family toxin, whose product MPTHSESRQLPYRAQQMYDLVADVGQYPEFLPWTAAARVRSEVAQPGGAVLMEADLVVSFKVFRERFTSRVMLWPEARKIDTEYLDGPFKHMISNWEFVDTESGCDVRFFVDFEFRNRLLQSAAGLFFYEAMQRIVRAFEARADTLYAR is encoded by the coding sequence ATGCCCACACATTCCGAATCCCGCCAGCTGCCCTATAGGGCGCAGCAGATGTATGACCTTGTTGCCGATGTGGGGCAGTATCCTGAGTTCCTGCCCTGGACCGCCGCCGCGCGCGTGCGCAGCGAGGTCGCGCAGCCAGGAGGGGCGGTGCTGATGGAGGCCGATCTGGTGGTCAGCTTCAAGGTTTTCCGCGAGCGGTTCACCAGCCGGGTCATGCTTTGGCCCGAAGCGCGCAAGATCGACACCGAATATCTAGATGGGCCGTTTAAGCATATGATTTCCAATTGGGAATTTGTAGATACCGAAAGCGGCTGTGATGTGCGGTTCTTCGTGGATTTCGAGTTTCGCAACCGTCTTTTGCAATCCGCAGCGGGGCTCTTCTTCTACGAGGCGATGCAGCGGATCGTGCGGGCGTTTGAGGCTCGGGCAGATACGCTTTATGCGCGCTGA